The genomic window GTGTTAATGGTGGCACAAGTACTGGAGGAGGGGCATCGGGCGGTTCAACAGGGGGTGGGGGAGCTACGGCGGCTGGCGCTAGACGCTTTGTTATTGTGCGCCCATGAGCCAGAGTGAATATGGCAGTGGGAGATAAGACCTCTGATGGTCATGTGTTATTACAACGTAAAGCAGTTAAAACTAATGGGAGTCATAACACTATGAGTGACATTGCAAAATATTCGAATGAGATTTATGTCAGCCTGACATGCGAACACTTTTGTCCGGTCGAGTATGTTGATCGGATCTTTGTTGAATATGCGGACGTGATTCAAGCCTGTTGTGCTGGGAATGTTCGTCCGGAGGTGTTGGTTAGATGGATCTACCTTGAGTGGCGCACAACTCTCTAGGTGGGGGCGTTAAATTGCTCTTCAGTGGCCGTAGAAACGCACGTATAGAACCCTCCCGTAGCTCGGGGGGGGGGGGGGGGTATGTTGAGGTACGGTATTGAGCGTGAGCGGTATATTCGCCGTTGGTTATGGGTAGTGCTCGGTTCTTCACTGTTGTCGATGGCAGTGGGTGGCTATTGGTTCGGCCAAGCAATAGAGCAACTTGGCATCGAGGCACGTCGCGACACGGCTGCCATTGTGCGTTTGAATGATCTGCTGGCTACAGTGGAGTCCGATGTGGCATGGCAAACGCAGGAATGGAAAGACATGCTGTTGCGTGCGCACGATCCAGTGTTACTTGCCAAGCACCAGCAGCAATTTATGCTGGCAGCAGATCGAGTGAAATATCGGTTGCACCAGGCGCAAGAGACTCTGCAAGCAGAGGGGGTGCCCGTTTCAAGTGTTACCGAGTTGCAACGCCTAGAGCAGTCCTTGGTGGAAGAGTACACCATCGCCTTACGCAGCCTGAAATCGACCAACCCACTGTCCTATCGCGAAGTGGATCGGCAAGTGATGGGGCGCGATAGGACATTGCGCGCTGAGTTGGAGCGCTGGCGCTCGACTTTACAAGCTCAGGCCGATGACCGATTCGTCACGCTTAGTGCCACGCCGAGCTTCTATGGGGCAGGATGGGTAGCAATTCTTTTACAGTTGCTGTCGCTACTAGCTTTTATATTGACGTTCCGAGCGTTACGCAAAATTGGAGCGGGTGATGCGCGTGTACGTGCCATTTATCAGTCCATTGGCGATGCGGTGTTGGTCGTCGATATGCAAGGGCGTATCGAGACCATCAATGAAACTGCTCAAAAGCTGATGGGCTGGACGGAGGCCGCAGCGAGGGGCAAGGCGCTAAGCGAGGTATTTCAGCTTTACGATACCAACAATCAAATACGTGTGGCGTCTCCGGCGGAGATCGTGCTGCGTGACGGCCGTCCGATACCGATGTCGAACGGCATGGTACTGCATCGCCCCGATGGCAGCACCGTGGCGGTGGAAGATTCTGCTGCACCGGTGTTGGACGAACATGGACAGGCGATCGGTGTGGTGATGGTGTTCCACGATGTGTCGCGGCGCTACGCCATGCTGCGCGAATTGCGTCATGAGCGTGCACTGTTTCAGCAGACGTTCGACATGGCGGCGGTGGGCATGGCGCATGTAGGGCTGAATGGCAGATGGTTGCGCGTGAACCACAAGTTGTGTGAAATCACGGGCTACAGCGAAGAAGAGCTGCTGCAATTGTCCTTTCGGAGTATTACCCATCCTGATGATATTGAGCGTGATTTGGATGCGCTGAGTGAATTGCTGGCAGCGCGTATCAATTATTTCCAAGCGGAAAAACGTTATATCCGGAAGGATGGAAGCTGCGTCTGGGTGGCGTTGACGCTTTCCATTATCTGGAAAGAGGATGGCACCCCAGATTACGGTATTTCCATTATCGAGAATATTCAGACGCGTAAGGATGCGGAGCAAGCAGCCGCGCTTGCACAGTCTCAATACCAGTCCCTCTTCGAACAAATGCCGGAAGGCGTGCTGTTGATCGGAGAGAATGTCCAAGTGATTGCACACAACCACGAGGCGTTACGTCAATTGGAATATAGCAGCGAGGAGTTGCTGCAACTGCATGTGTGGGATTTTGAGGCGTTGGACGATGCTGCCACCATTGCGACGCGCAAGAAAAAGATCAGTCAAACTGGACGCGATGATTTTGAGTCGCGTTATCGCACCCGCAGCGGTCGCATGATTGATGTGGGTGTATCAGTGCAGCGGGTGCAGTTGCCCGATGGTCGTCAGGCCTTTCAAACACTGTTTCATGACATTACCGAACAAAAGCAGGCGACGGCGCAGATCGAGCATCTGGCTTATCACGATCAGCTTACAGGGCTGAGCAATCGTCGCTTACTACAAGATCGCCTTGCTCAGGCACTCAGCAGTGCGGCACGGCGCAATGCGCAGGTCGCTCTGCTATACCTTGATCTGGATCACTTCAAGGATGTGAATGATGCGCTGGGTCATCTGGCGGGTGATGATCTATTGCGGAAGGTGGCTGAGCGCCTGCTTACATGTATTCGCAGTGAAGATACGCTGGCACGAGTCGGTGGTGATGAATTCGTCATCATGCTTAACGATATTGGAGGGCCGGAGGATGCAGGAGGCGTGGCACATAAAATCCTTCAGGAAATCAGTATGCCCTTCCATACGGGGGACGATGAATTGCATATTACGCCAAGCATTGGCATCAGCATTTGTCCGCAGGATGGCCGCGATGGTGTGACTCTACTCAAGAATGCCGATGCCGCCCTGTATCAGGCCAAACAGTCTGGTCGTGCCACGCATCGCTTTTTTACCAGTGAATTGCAGGAAAAGGCGTTGGAGCGGCTGAAGATCGAGCGCTTGCTACGCAAAGCCGTGGAGAACCAAGAATTCGAACTGTATTATCAACCGCAAGTGGATCTGCGCAATGGCCGCGTCATTGGCTGTGAGGCATTGATTCGTTGGAATCATCCGGGCATGGGGCAAGTGTCGCCGGCTCGCTTTATTCCGGTGGCGGAGCATAGCAACCTTATCATCGAGATTGGTGATTGGGTAATTCGAGAGGTATGCAGACAAGCTAAGCGATGGCAGGATCAAGGGTTGCGGTTGAAAGTCAGTTTTAATGTGTCCGCACGACAATTCATGCGTCCGGCGGAGTTATTGCAGGTACTGCGTGGTGCGCTAGACGACACTGGGGTGACCCCGTCGTTGCTGGAAATCGAGATGACAGAGAGCCTATTGCTCGATCCCCATGGCTTGGGGACGGTACTGGACGAGATACGAGCGTTAGGTATTCACTTGGCGCTGGACGATTTCGGCACAGGGTATTCCAGCTTGTCCTATTTGCGTCGTTTCCCCATTGATATTCTGAAAATCGACCGGTCATTTGTCAGCGATTCGGACAAGAATGAAGACGATGCTGAGATGGTGAAGACCATCATTGGCATGGCGCACAACCTCAAAATGAGTTTGATCGCCGAAGGCGTGGAAACGGCAGGTCAGGCGTCGATGCTGACAGAGTATGGTTGTGAAGTGGCGCAGGGTTACCACTACAGCCGACCGATGCAGGTTGCAGCATTTGAAACCTTGCTGCAACAGCGTCCGCCACATGGTGGGCAATCATGACTGCGGGGCGTTGGTTTGCCAAATGGCGTAACCTGAGTATCAAATGGAAGGTCTTCCTGCTGTCGGCGGGGGTGTTCGGACTTTCACTGACAGCAGGCTTTGCCTATTTTACCTACCAGAGTTATTGGCTGAACGTACAGACCGCCTTGGGCGGACTGATGAACTTTACTGATGCCAAGCAGCAGGGGGTGATTCGTTTCATCGACCAGAATGAGAAGCTCGCCAAGCAGCTCGCTCATCTGGTTGCACAGGCCGACGAGACCGCTGTGCGTAGCCAGTTAAAGGAAATCGTTGCTACCGATGTATTCCGGTTGGATGAGCATCCGTTCAAAGACGAGATCATCGCGGGTACGCGCAAGATTCCCACTTGGGCGGTGTATCACGCCATTGATTATGTAACGGATGGAGTCATTCGGATTTCCTCCGATCCTAAGCGCGAAGGTGCCGCTTGGACTAAGCAGATCGACACTCGATCGGGCTATTCCGATCCGTGGTACGACGGCACCGTACCTGTGCTTACCTTTGCCGCCCCCGTGGGCGCAGGCATGCTTTACGTGCATGCCGATGCTCGTATGTTGAGCAATATCGTGAGTGGCGAGATAGGCAATCTGGCAGGCGATATGGGAGCGTATTACCTCGCTGGGGTGGGCAAGAGTTTCGATTACTACATCGTTAACAAAGAAAATCTGCTGATTACCGAGTCGCACGCTCGCCCCGGTCAGTTCCTGAAAGGGCAGGGCAGTGAGCTGCCCTGGCGTACCACCCTGCAACAAGCTGGAGTGATTTGCAGTAAGGGCGGGGTATATGCGACTAATGCTAAATGCACCACGGGTTGCCGCGAGGCGATGGGTTTCTACACTGG from Ferriphaselus amnicola includes these protein-coding regions:
- a CDS encoding sensor domain-containing protein, producing the protein MLGSSLLSMAVGGYWFGQAIEQLGIEARRDTAAIVRLNDLLATVESDVAWQTQEWKDMLLRAHDPVLLAKHQQQFMLAADRVKYRLHQAQETLQAEGVPVSSVTELQRLEQSLVEEYTIALRSLKSTNPLSYREVDRQVMGRDRTLRAELERWRSTLQAQADDRFVTLSATPSFYGAGWVAILLQLLSLLAFILTFRALRKIGAGDARVRAIYQSIGDAVLVVDMQGRIETINETAQKLMGWTEAAARGKALSEVFQLYDTNNQIRVASPAEIVLRDGRPIPMSNGMVLHRPDGSTVAVEDSAAPVLDEHGQAIGVVMVFHDVSRRYAMLRELRHERALFQQTFDMAAVGMAHVGLNGRWLRVNHKLCEITGYSEEELLQLSFRSITHPDDIERDLDALSELLAARINYFQAEKRYIRKDGSCVWVALTLSIIWKEDGTPDYGISIIENIQTRKDAEQAAALAQSQYQSLFEQMPEGVLLIGENVQVIAHNHEALRQLEYSSEELLQLHVWDFEALDDAATIATRKKKISQTGRDDFESRYRTRSGRMIDVGVSVQRVQLPDGRQAFQTLFHDITEQKQATAQIEHLAYHDQLTGLSNRRLLQDRLAQALSSAARRNAQVALLYLDLDHFKDVNDALGHLAGDDLLRKVAERLLTCIRSEDTLARVGGDEFVIMLNDIGGPEDAGGVAHKILQEISMPFHTGDDELHITPSIGISICPQDGRDGVTLLKNADAALYQAKQSGRATHRFFTSELQEKALERLKIERLLRKAVENQEFELYYQPQVDLRNGRVIGCEALIRWNHPGMGQVSPARFIPVAEHSNLIIEIGDWVIREVCRQAKRWQDQGLRLKVSFNVSARQFMRPAELLQVLRGALDDTGVTPSLLEIEMTESLLLDPHGLGTVLDEIRALGIHLALDDFGTGYSSLSYLRRFPIDILKIDRSFVSDSDKNEDDAEMVKTIIGMAHNLKMSLIAEGVETAGQASMLTEYGCEVAQGYHYSRPMQVAAFETLLQQRPPHGGQS